The Moraxella nasicaprae sequence TAGGGCATATTTGATTGATGATGAACCACAGTTTAGGACTAGGGTTGGATTGATTAGACTCATAAAAGCTCCAATGGGGATTTGTGTTGGCGAAGTGGTTGCTTTAAGAATGATGAATTTTTAAAATCATGCCACCAAACGCCCGTGATTATCAAACGATATACCGTCTATTTTACAATGTTTTGCCTCATTTTGCCAAAACAATTTTTGACCGAATAATTGTCATTATGCTACAATACACGGTGTTTTTAATAAAATTTGATGGTATTGTATGAAATTATTACCAATAGCACTCATCGCCCTATTGTGCCTGACAGCCTGTGGTCAAAAGGGAGCGTTATACCTACCTAACCAATCCACCAACATTTCTCAACAATAAAAAATTAAGGAAATTTTGTCATGACTTTTAGTCCTGCCAGCCGCATGATTGATGACGCCTTATTGATTGACGCTGATGTTCTGACCCAAGCATTGCCTTATATTGATTATCAAAACCACCACCTAACCATCGATGGCGTGCCTGCTGATGAACTATGCCAAACCTATGGCACGCCTTTATATGTCTATTCTAAGCGTGCTTTGCTAGACAAATATGCTGAGTACTGTCATGGTTTTGCCAATATCAACCATCGTATCTGTTATGCGGTCAAGACCAACTCAAATCTTGCTGTTCTAAAAACTCTGGCACAGGCAGGGGCTGGTTTTGATATCGTTTCCAAAGGTGAATTGGCTCGTGTATTGCAGGTGACAGACGGCAAAAAAGTGGTTTATTCAGGCGTGGGCAAAACCAAGGAAGATATTGCTTTTGCTTTGGAGGCTGACATTGATTGCTTTAATGTTGAAGCGATTAGCGAGTTGGATTTAATCAACCAAGTTGCCCAAGAGCTTGGCAAAACCGCTCGTATCTCACTACGCATCAATCCTGATGTCGATGCCAAAACTCACCCTTATATTTCAACAGGCATGAAAGATAACAAGTTTGGCATCAGTCACGAGCAAGCCGTAGCAAGCTATCTACACGCCAGCTCATTGCCAAATCTGCACATCAAAGGCATTGACTGCCATATCGGCTCACAACTGCTCGACACGCAGGGCTTTTCAGATGCTTTGGATAAAATTATCGAACTGATTGACGCCCTAAAAGCCCATGGCATCACGCTAGAACACATTGACCTAGGTGGCGGTCTTGGCGTGCGATACATCGATGAAAATCCTGCCAGTATCGCAGAATACGCCCAGACGCTATTGCCACGCTTGCAGGCTTTGGGTTTGACATTATATCTTGAACCAGGTCGCAGTTTGGTTGCCAATTCTGGTGTGCTTTTGACTCGTGTTGATGTGTTAAAACCCACCGAATTTAAAAATTTCGCTGTTGTTGATGCCTCGATGAGCGAATTGATTCGTCCCGCTCTATATGAAGCGGTCATGGCAATCATTCCAGCCAACAATGAACATCAAGACAATCCAAAGGTTTGGGATATTGTCGGCTCAGTCTGTGAATCTAGTGATGTGCTGGGCAAAAATCGCCTGCTTGATATCAAGGTTGGCGACACACTTGCCATCACAGGGGCTGGGGCATACGGCTTTACGATGGCAAGCAACTACAACAGTCGCCCACGCCCTGCTGAGGTGATGGTTGATGATGGAAAACATCGTCTGATTCGCCAGCGTGAGACACTAGATGACTTATGGAAAGGCGAATTTGCCTAATGCCTCCAATCTCAAAACCGCTCCATGTTGAGCGGTTTTTTTATCATACAAACCAAGCCACACTCAGTATCTGCAATCCCATCATAAACCATCATCAAAACAAGGCAACAAATTTGGCAAACCGCCTGACTTTTGGACAAAATAAATCGCCTCGAAAATCCATCATTTGGCATAAAAACACCTAGCCAAGCCCATGACAACATGGTAAGATAGCAGGCAATATTATAAAAATGAAGGACACAATTATGCTGATTGAATTTACCAAAATGCACGGACTGGGCAATGATTTTATGGTCATTGACTTGGTTACCCAAAGAATGGTTCTAACCCCAGAACTGGTTAGACTGCTTGCCGATCGCCGTATTGGTGTGGGTTTTGACCAACTACTGATTGTTGAACCACCCACCCGTCCCGATGTGGATTTTAAATACCGTATTTTTAATGCTGATGGCAGCGAAGTGTCACAATGTGGTAATGGTGCTAGATGCTTTGCCTCATTCGTTCAAGCACGCAAGCTGTCTTTTAAACAGCGACTAAGAGTCGAGACCGCCAGCGGCATCATCACTCTGAACACCGACCGTTACGGCTGGGTGCAGGTCGATATGGGCAAGCCCAAGTTTGAGCCTGTTGAAATTCCTTTTACCCCAAAAGCCATCACTCGCATTGGTAATGCTTATCGGCTGGATGTTGATGGCGAACCTGTTGAGCTGTATGTTGCCAACATGGGCAATCCACACGCCGTCATCAAAGTGGACGATGTTTTGACCGCTGATGTTGAACGATTAGGAGCGTTAATTGAGTCGCACGAAGCATTTCCTGAGCGAGTCAATGTCGGCTTTATGCAGGTTGTCAATCAACGCCACATTCGCTTGCGTGTCTTTGAACGAGGTGTTGGCGAGACCCAAGCCTGTGGCACAGGGGCATGTGCGGCAGTTGCCACAGGGATTCGAGAGGGCTGGCTAGATGAAGGTGTGGACATTCGAGCTCAGCTATATGGAGGTAGTCTGGCGATTCGCTGGCAAGAGGGCTACTCTTTGATGATGACAGGTCCAACTGCCTTTGTCTTTGAGGGTGTATTTAGCCCAGATGGACTGGCGGCATCGGCTGGTATCAAGCTCAACCCAGACGCTGACAACACCTTTTAGCCGTGAGATTATCCGCCATTCTCAACCCAAAAACCCCAAGACCCGATGATGCGGCTTGGGGTTATCTGACTGCTTGGCTAAAAATCTTATCCCAACAAAATTTCTCCACTCATACCATCAATGCTTATCATCAAAGCATCATTCGCTTGCTGAATTTTTTAGAAAATCAACAAAAAAACCTACTGCACGCCACTCGCTTGGACATTGAACAATATTTTGGCACTCGCCTAGAAGAAGACGGCTTGCAAGTCAGTAGTATCAAACAAGAATTGGCAGGCATTCGTAAATTTTGCCAATATCTGACTGAGCAACATTACTTGGCTTACAATCCCACCACAGGCTATAAGCTAAAAACCCAACCCAGAAATCTACCCAAAGTCGCTGATGAATCGCTCATCGCTCGCCTACTAGACCAACCAATGCCATCAGAGCCAATGGCTGCACGACTGTGGGTGCGAGATAAGGCAATGTTTGAATTGATGTACAGTAGTGGATTGCGGGTCTCAGAATTGGTTGGGCTGAACATGGGCGACATCAATTTTGATGAGAAAATCGTACGAGTGCTGGGTAAAGGCAATAAAGTCCGCCAAGTGCCTGTTGGTTCCAAGGCTTTGATTGCCATCAAGCACTACCTACCCCATCGAGATTTGTGGCAAGAACAAAACAGCAATGCCCTATTCATCAGCGAACGATTTGGAACCAGATTATCGGTGCGTGCAGTACAACTAAGACTGACCGCCTGTGCAACACGAGCAGGCATAGAACTGTCCTTGCACCCACATCTGCTGCGACATTGTTTTGCCTCTCATTTGCTGACCGCCAGCGGTGATTTGCGTGCTGTTCAAGACATGCTTGGGCATACTAACATCAGTACCACGCAGATTTATACCCAAGTGGATTTTGGTACGCTATCACAAGTTTATGATGGCACACACCCCAGAGCCAACAAAAAATCACGCCCAACATGACGCTCATCAAGCGACACACCAGCAATTTAATGCCCATCATTTGTCTGATATTGGCTTAGCTCAATCAAATTACCATCAGGGTCTTGGATATAGATGGATTGAATTGTACCAACCGCCCCTGTGCGTGTCACAATGCCATCAATGATGGGTATCTGTCTTTGATGTAAAAATTCAAGCCATGCCTTTAAACCACCATCAACCAATAAGCACAAATCAGCACTGCCTGTGGTGGCATGCTTGGCATTGGGCAACACAGGATTGTCTTGATGATGTAGGTTGATTTTTTGCTGACCAAATCCCAAAGCATGACGATGATGACCAAAAATCATGTGCGTCATACCCAAAATCTGAGTGTAAAACGCCACGCTTTGCTCAATATCCGACACGGTCAATACCAAATGATCAAGTCCGACCACCTTCATTCATCATCTCCTTGTTTGACGGTAAAGTAGTTTTGGTAATTTTTTATTCATCATCATTAACATCACAAGATTGCACATGATGACTTGGCAACTCGACCAAAAAACAGTTTTTTGTTGATAATTATTTCACAAAAATTAGGCATGAACACCCTTGGTGCATATAACCAAAAATTAAAAACCGCCCATGATTACCATCATGGCGATGAGTACATCATCGAGACTGACTCTCATGACAACATGGAATTTGGTTGTATTTTGTGCAGTGTTGTGCATTGATGATTCATTGCAATCCATGTAGCAATCACATGATGAAAGATAAGTTTTTTACAATAAATAAACCCCAAGATAGCACTCTTGGGGTTTATTGTCAATGTAGCAAAAGCAGATTACATCATACCGCCCATGCCACCCATACCGCCCATGCCTGCCATAGCAGCAGCACCGTTATCAGCGGTTGGCTTGTCGGTAATCATCACTTCGGTAGTCAGCATTAGACCTGCCACGCTGGCAGCGTGTTCTAGTGCTGAGCGAGTCACTTTGGCTGGGTCAAGGATACCCATTTCAAGCATATCGCCATATTCGCCAGTAGCAGCGTTATAGCCATAGTTGCCAGAGCCATTTTTAACCGCATTGATGATGACAGAGGCTTCTTCGCCAGCATTGGTAACGATTTGGCGAAGTGGTGCTTCCATCGCACGGCGAAGAATATTGATGCCAGCATTTTGGTCATCATTGTCGCCTTTTAGCTCGCTAAGTGCCGCCAAAGCACGCACCAACGCCACACCACCACCAGGCACAACACCCTCTTCAACAGCAGCACGAGTGGCATGCAGGGCATCGTCCACACGGTCTTTCTTCTCTTTCATTTCTGTTTCGGTTGCTGCACCAACTTTGATGACCGCCACACCGCCAGACAATTTGG is a genomic window containing:
- the lptM gene encoding LPS translocon maturation chaperone LptM, coding for MKLLPIALIALLCLTACGQKGALYLPNQSTNISQQ
- the lysA gene encoding diaminopimelate decarboxylase gives rise to the protein MTFSPASRMIDDALLIDADVLTQALPYIDYQNHHLTIDGVPADELCQTYGTPLYVYSKRALLDKYAEYCHGFANINHRICYAVKTNSNLAVLKTLAQAGAGFDIVSKGELARVLQVTDGKKVVYSGVGKTKEDIAFALEADIDCFNVEAISELDLINQVAQELGKTARISLRINPDVDAKTHPYISTGMKDNKFGISHEQAVASYLHASSLPNLHIKGIDCHIGSQLLDTQGFSDALDKIIELIDALKAHGITLEHIDLGGGLGVRYIDENPASIAEYAQTLLPRLQALGLTLYLEPGRSLVANSGVLLTRVDVLKPTEFKNFAVVDASMSELIRPALYEAVMAIIPANNEHQDNPKVWDIVGSVCESSDVLGKNRLLDIKVGDTLAITGAGAYGFTMASNYNSRPRPAEVMVDDGKHRLIRQRETLDDLWKGEFA
- the dapF gene encoding diaminopimelate epimerase — translated: MLIEFTKMHGLGNDFMVIDLVTQRMVLTPELVRLLADRRIGVGFDQLLIVEPPTRPDVDFKYRIFNADGSEVSQCGNGARCFASFVQARKLSFKQRLRVETASGIITLNTDRYGWVQVDMGKPKFEPVEIPFTPKAITRIGNAYRLDVDGEPVELYVANMGNPHAVIKVDDVLTADVERLGALIESHEAFPERVNVGFMQVVNQRHIRLRVFERGVGETQACGTGACAAVATGIREGWLDEGVDIRAQLYGGSLAIRWQEGYSLMMTGPTAFVFEGVFSPDGLAASAGIKLNPDADNTF
- a CDS encoding tyrosine-type recombinase/integrase — translated: MRLSAILNPKTPRPDDAAWGYLTAWLKILSQQNFSTHTINAYHQSIIRLLNFLENQQKNLLHATRLDIEQYFGTRLEEDGLQVSSIKQELAGIRKFCQYLTEQHYLAYNPTTGYKLKTQPRNLPKVADESLIARLLDQPMPSEPMAARLWVRDKAMFELMYSSGLRVSELVGLNMGDINFDEKIVRVLGKGNKVRQVPVGSKALIAIKHYLPHRDLWQEQNSNALFISERFGTRLSVRAVQLRLTACATRAGIELSLHPHLLRHCFASHLLTASGDLRAVQDMLGHTNISTTQIYTQVDFGTLSQVYDGTHPRANKKSRPT
- a CDS encoding VOC family protein encodes the protein MKVVGLDHLVLTVSDIEQSVAFYTQILGMTHMIFGHHRHALGFGQQKINLHHQDNPVLPNAKHATTGSADLCLLVDGGLKAWLEFLHQRQIPIIDGIVTRTGAVGTIQSIYIQDPDGNLIELSQYQTNDGH